In Brassica rapa cultivar Chiifu-401-42 chromosome A06, CAAS_Brap_v3.01, whole genome shotgun sequence, a single window of DNA contains:
- the LOC103871682 gene encoding probable mitochondrial import receptor subunit TOM40-2 isoform X1 — MAGFASPNVTAQFHSKTKIEEKVDYSNLPCPKPYEDIHLEATISLKPELFEGFRLNYTKRMNHKFSLIHSLLMGNSEFPAERSQHIFKTPTSSYEFGANLIDPKLMLDGRLMMDGTVIARFNSVLKENFTIKTTAQLTNELDQSQGVFTVDYKGSDYRTQFQLGNYKNQFKPGTSSLFRANYIQHVTPKLSLGGEVLYLSEHRKSVVGYVARYETDKMVASGQVASSGVAIMNYVHKVTDKISLAAEFFYSFMLRDGAASVGYDLMFRQSRVRGKIDSNGVVFAHVEEQLCPGLGLLLCAEVKKITLSMRFHGHECYNDWFIKRTIFLNNQVDHVKTDYKFGLGVKYEGL, encoded by the exons ATGGCGGGCTTTGCATCACCGAATGTGACAGCACAGTTCCACTCGAAGACCAAAATCGAAGAGAAAGTGGACTACTCAAACCTCCCTTGCCCTAAACCCTACGAAGATATCCACCTCGAAGCTACCA TCTCTCTAAAGCCAGAACTCTTTGAGGGTTTTCGCCTCAACTACACCAAGAGGATGAACCACAAGTTTTCTCTTATTCATAG CTTACTGATGGGAAACAGTGAATTTCCAGCTGAACGATCTCAGCATATTTTCAAGACTCCAACTTCCAGTTATGAATTTGGTGCAAATCTCATTGACCCAAAG TTGATGCTTGACGGAAGGCTCATGATGGATGGTACAGTTATTGCAAGATTCAATAGCGTTTTAAAGGAGAACTTCACCATCAAGACTACTGCTCAG CTGACAAATGAGCTAGATCAGTCACAAGGCGTGTTCACCGTTGATTACAAG GGGTCCGACTATAGAACTCAGTTTCAGCTTGGAAACTACAAGAATCAGTTTAAGCCTGGAACCAGCTCCCTGTTCAGAGCTAACTATATTCAG CATGTCACACCCAAGCTATCTTTAGGTGGCGAGGTTTTATATCTTAGTGAGCATAGGAAGTCGGTTGTTGGTTATGTGGCTAGATACGAGACTGATAAAATG GTTGCCTCTGGGCAAGTTGCTTCCTCTGGTGTGGCTATCATGAACTATGTTCATAAAGTTACAGACAAG ATCTCTTTAGCAGCAGAATTCTTTTACAGTTTTATGTTAAGAGATGGTGCAGCTAGTGTTGGGTATGACCTGATGTTCAGACAG AGTCGAGTAAGAGGAAAGATCGATTCTAATGGTGTTGTTTTTGCTCACGTGGAAGAACAATTGTGTCCTGGACTTGGTTTGCTTCTATGCGCTGAGGTAAAGAAAATAACTCTAAGCATGCGGTTTCATGGTCATGAATGTTATAATGATTGGTTTATTAAAAGGACCATTTTCTTGAATAATCAGGTTGATCATGTGAAGACGGATTACAAGTTTGGTTTGGGTGTAAAATACGAAGGCCTctag
- the LOC103871682 gene encoding probable mitochondrial import receptor subunit TOM40-2 isoform X2 — MAGFASPNVTAQFHSKTKIEEKVDYSNLPCPKPYEDIHLEATISLKPELFEGFRLNYTKRMNHKFSLIHSLLMGNSEFPAERSQHIFKTPTSSYEFGANLIDPKLMLDGRLMMDGTVIARFNSVLKENFTIKTTAQLTNELDQSQGVFTVDYKGSDYRTQFQLGNYKNQFKPGTSSLFRANYIQHVTPKLSLGGEVLYLSEHRKSVVGYVARYETDKMVASGQVASSGVAIMNYVHKVTDKISLAAEFFYSFMLRDGAASVGYDLMFRQSRVRGKIDSNGVVFAHVEEQLCPGLGLLLCAEVDHVKTDYKFGLGVKYEGL; from the exons ATGGCGGGCTTTGCATCACCGAATGTGACAGCACAGTTCCACTCGAAGACCAAAATCGAAGAGAAAGTGGACTACTCAAACCTCCCTTGCCCTAAACCCTACGAAGATATCCACCTCGAAGCTACCA TCTCTCTAAAGCCAGAACTCTTTGAGGGTTTTCGCCTCAACTACACCAAGAGGATGAACCACAAGTTTTCTCTTATTCATAG CTTACTGATGGGAAACAGTGAATTTCCAGCTGAACGATCTCAGCATATTTTCAAGACTCCAACTTCCAGTTATGAATTTGGTGCAAATCTCATTGACCCAAAG TTGATGCTTGACGGAAGGCTCATGATGGATGGTACAGTTATTGCAAGATTCAATAGCGTTTTAAAGGAGAACTTCACCATCAAGACTACTGCTCAG CTGACAAATGAGCTAGATCAGTCACAAGGCGTGTTCACCGTTGATTACAAG GGGTCCGACTATAGAACTCAGTTTCAGCTTGGAAACTACAAGAATCAGTTTAAGCCTGGAACCAGCTCCCTGTTCAGAGCTAACTATATTCAG CATGTCACACCCAAGCTATCTTTAGGTGGCGAGGTTTTATATCTTAGTGAGCATAGGAAGTCGGTTGTTGGTTATGTGGCTAGATACGAGACTGATAAAATG GTTGCCTCTGGGCAAGTTGCTTCCTCTGGTGTGGCTATCATGAACTATGTTCATAAAGTTACAGACAAG ATCTCTTTAGCAGCAGAATTCTTTTACAGTTTTATGTTAAGAGATGGTGCAGCTAGTGTTGGGTATGACCTGATGTTCAGACAG AGTCGAGTAAGAGGAAAGATCGATTCTAATGGTGTTGTTTTTGCTCACGTGGAAGAACAATTGTGTCCTGGACTTGGTTTGCTTCTATGCGCTGAG GTTGATCATGTGAAGACGGATTACAAGTTTGGTTTGGGTGTAAAATACGAAGGCCTctag